One Hordeum vulgare subsp. vulgare chromosome 4H, MorexV3_pseudomolecules_assembly, whole genome shotgun sequence DNA window includes the following coding sequences:
- the LOC123446963 gene encoding heavy metal-associated isoprenylated plant protein 6-like yields MGAGKEAPGGGGVEGAAEPPPVVLRMELHCAGCAKKVRKSIRGMPGVQSVVADAAANRVVVAGTADAAALKARIESRTKKPVEIVSSGAGPGPAKPPAAAPAPAGAEKSSPDKEGDKENPDKGGGGADKGDKAGASKPQPPKEEEDAAKKQPPTHAEEKKPAAELQESTVLLRIRLHCDGCADRIRRRIYKIKGVKEVVLEGNAKDEVKVTGTMDVAAMVAYLTEKLNRAVEAVAPGNKDKGGGDEKKDNKSASDGEKKMDKAAGGDHVVMSQDKGKGIEVAGPSMASAAASMAPAPVQARTHHVSPYGQVPYLQPQGPPPSYYSPYGGNADGAGYTGAGGYYQQQQHPGGYYQQQQHPGGYYQQQHPGADAGGYYQQPREAGGYYQQDNPNPQGAYPPPYHFDTAPPPQMFSDENPNSCSVM; encoded by the exons ATGGGGGCGGGGaaggaggctcccggcggcggcggcgtcgagggcgccgCCGAGCCGCCGCCGGTCGTGCTCAGGATGGAGTTGCATTGCGCCGGCTGCGCCAAGAAGGTCCGCAAGAGCATCAGGGGCATGCCTG GTGTGCAGTCGGTGGTGGCCGACGCGGCGGCGAACAGGGTCGTGGTGGCGGGGACGGCCGACGCGGCCGCGCTCAAGGCGCGGATCGAGTCCCGGACCAAGAAGCCCGTCGAGATCGTCTCCTCCGGCGCCGGCCCCGGCCCGGCCAAGCCCCCCGCAGCAGCCCCCGCCCCCGCCGGGGCCGAGAAGAGCAGCCCCGACAAGGAGGGCGACAAGGAGAATCCCGAcaagggcggcggcggagccgacAAGGGGGATAAGGCCGGCGCCTCCAAGCCGCAGCCGCCCAAAGAGGAGGAAGACGCGGCCAAGAAGCAACCGCCCACCCACGCCGAGGAGAAGAAGCCCGCCGCGGAGCTCCAG GAGTCCACGGTGCTGCTCCGGATCCGCCTCCACTGCGACGGCTGTGCCGACCGCATCAGACGCCGAATCTACAAAATCAAAG GGGTCAAGGAAGTGGTGCTGGAGGGCaatgccaaggacgaggtgaaggTCACGGGCACCATGGACGTCGCCGCCATGGTGGCCTACCTCACCGAGAAGCTCAACCGCGCCGTCGAGGCCGTCGCGCCCGGCAACAAGGACAAGGGCGGCGGCGACGAGAAGAAggacaacaaaagcgccagcgaCGGCGAGAAGAAGATGGACAAAGCGGCGGGCGGCGACCACGTCGTCATGAGCCAGGACAAGGGGAAAGGCATCGAGGTGGCGGGCCCGTCCATGGCATCCGCCGCAGCATCCATGGCGCCCGCGCCCGTCCAGGCGAGGACGCACCACGTCTCGCCGTACGGCCAAGTCCCGTACCTGCAGCCGCAGGGCCCCCCGCCCAGCTACTACAGCCCCTACGGCGGCAATGCCGACGGCGCGGGGTACACCGGCGCCGGCGGGTactaccaacaacaacagcatcccgGCGGCTactaccaacaacaacagcaccccgGCGGCTACTACCAGCAGCAGCACCCGGGCGCCGACGCCGGCGGGTACTACCAGCAGCCACGAGAGGCCGGCGGGTACTACCAGCAGGATAATCCCAACCCCCAGGGGGCGTACCCGCCGCCCTACCACTTCGAcacggcgccgcccccgcagatGTTCAGCGACGAGAACCCCAACTCGTGCTCCGTCATGTGA